A section of the Arabiibacter massiliensis genome encodes:
- a CDS encoding KH domain-containing protein, translating into MAEQTEDIVGLVESVVRPLVEFPDELEITASDAEDGSILVEVRVNEEDAGKVIGRQGRVIKAIRTLARAAASRTNTHVEVELLD; encoded by the coding sequence ATGGCCGAGCAGACCGAAGACATCGTCGGCCTCGTCGAGTCCGTCGTGCGTCCCCTCGTCGAGTTTCCCGACGAGCTCGAGATCACGGCGTCCGATGCCGAGGACGGCTCGATCCTCGTCGAAGTCCGCGTGAACGAAGAGGACGCCGGCAAGGTCATCGGCCGCCAGGGGAGGGTCATCAAGGCGATCCGCACGCTGGCCCGCGCCGCCGCCTCGCGCACGAACACCCACGTCGAAGTGGAGCTTCTCGACTAG
- the rpsP gene encoding 30S ribosomal protein S16 has product MAVKIRLSRHGAKKRPYYRIVVADSRAPRDGKFIDEVGRYNPCAEPAMVQFDMEKVDQWIKNGAQPTDTVVRLLKNARENA; this is encoded by the coding sequence ATGGCAGTCAAAATTCGCCTCTCCCGTCACGGCGCGAAGAAGCGCCCGTACTACCGCATCGTCGTCGCCGACTCGCGCGCCCCGCGCGACGGCAAGTTCATCGACGAGGTCGGCCGCTACAACCCCTGCGCCGAGCCTGCCATGGTGCAGTTCGACATGGAGAAGGTCGACCAGTGGATCAAGAACGGCGCCCAGCCCACCGACACGGTCGTCCGCCTGCTCAAGAACGCTCGCGAGAACGCGTAG
- a CDS encoding GNAT family N-acetyltransferase — MALEIRPYREEDLAGMMKVWNEVVEGGEAFPQIEPLTLETAREFFAEQTLSVVAVIGTRLFGLYILHPNNVGRCAHVANASYAVASSARGVGLGRALVEDSLAQAARKGFRGLQFNAVVAGNAGAIHLYEDMGFTRVGTIPGGFVNFMGAYEDMHIYYKSTLPAQRSC; from the coding sequence ATGGCGCTTGAGATACGCCCGTACCGCGAGGAGGACCTTGCGGGCATGATGAAGGTGTGGAACGAGGTCGTGGAAGGCGGCGAGGCGTTCCCGCAGATAGAGCCGCTTACGCTGGAGACGGCGCGCGAGTTCTTCGCCGAGCAGACGCTTTCCGTGGTGGCGGTGATCGGCACGCGGCTGTTCGGCCTGTACATCCTGCATCCGAACAACGTGGGCCGCTGCGCTCACGTGGCCAACGCGAGCTACGCCGTGGCGTCGAGCGCCCGCGGGGTCGGCCTCGGCCGGGCGCTCGTGGAGGACTCGCTCGCCCAGGCGGCGCGCAAGGGCTTCCGCGGCCTGCAGTTCAACGCGGTCGTGGCCGGCAACGCCGGCGCCATCCATCTCTACGAGGACATGGGCTTCACGCGCGTGGGCACCATCCCGGGCGGCTTCGTGAACTTCATGGGCGCCTACGAGGACATGCACATCTACTACAAGAGCACGCTGCCCGCCCAGCGCTCCTGTTGA
- a CDS encoding ABC-2 transporter permease translates to MLGKLFKHDMAALSRVLVPLHLAALGVAVLAAVCGLAGNGLGEAARQATGVGGEMLSLFAGFAYVAFGFSLFLLCTLTLATFFVVAHRFYRNLFTDEGYLTFTLPVTANQIVLSKTLSGALWLLIDFLVVGVCITAVMFGMDAFSSMLSQSYSFGGGPQLPSAGEWANFANTCLQAIAWMLAAYAALCVGSAAARHKVAAAVGAFLLIGMAVGIASALLNAAAFMAISTFAPGLWSAHFDPYGPVSRAIGQLTMLALAAASYAVCVWCLKRHVNLA, encoded by the coding sequence ATGCTAGGGAAGCTGTTCAAGCACGACATGGCCGCCCTCTCGCGCGTGCTCGTGCCGTTGCATCTAGCGGCGCTGGGCGTGGCCGTGCTCGCGGCCGTGTGCGGGCTGGCGGGCAACGGCCTGGGCGAGGCGGCGCGGCAGGCCACGGGCGTCGGCGGCGAGATGCTCAGCCTGTTCGCGGGTTTCGCGTACGTCGCGTTCGGCTTCAGCCTGTTCCTTCTGTGCACGCTCACGCTGGCGACGTTCTTCGTCGTCGCGCACCGGTTCTACCGCAACCTCTTCACCGACGAGGGCTACCTCACGTTCACGCTGCCCGTCACGGCCAACCAGATCGTGCTGTCCAAGACGCTCTCGGGCGCGCTTTGGCTGCTCATCGACTTTTTGGTGGTGGGCGTATGCATAACCGCGGTGATGTTCGGGATGGACGCGTTCTCTTCGATGCTCTCCCAGAGCTACTCGTTCGGAGGCGGCCCGCAGCTGCCGAGCGCGGGCGAGTGGGCGAACTTCGCGAACACGTGCCTCCAGGCGATAGCGTGGATGCTCGCGGCGTACGCGGCGCTCTGCGTGGGCTCGGCTGCCGCGCGCCACAAGGTGGCGGCCGCCGTGGGAGCGTTTCTGCTCATAGGGATGGCCGTGGGCATCGCCTCGGCCCTGTTGAACGCCGCGGCCTTCATGGCCATCTCGACGTTCGCGCCGGGGCTCTGGTCTGCGCATTTCGACCCGTACGGCCCCGTGTCCCGCGCCATCGGGCAGCTGACCATGCTCGCGCTCGCCGCCGCCAGCTACGCTGTCTGCGTCTGGTGCCTCAAACGGCACGTCAACCTGGCGTAA
- a CDS encoding ABC transporter ATP-binding protein, which translates to MVDATYPGQEAPVAAEPPVLQCAGLIKAFGSMAALNSVSFSVPRGRVVGLLGPNGSGKTTLIKLAAGLLTPTAGTVLVAGMEPGPQTKALVSYLPERPYFSPGMKVARTLDFFADFYADFDRPLAEDMLARLQVPLGAHMGSLSKGTKEKVQLVLVMARRAALYLLDEPIGGVDPATRDYILDTIIGAYRREATILLSTHLVADVERVLDDFIFLQYGTMVLHAPVAYVRETFGMSVDDYFRGAFRC; encoded by the coding sequence ATGGTGGATGCGACGTATCCAGGGCAGGAGGCGCCCGTCGCCGCCGAGCCGCCGGTGCTGCAGTGCGCGGGGCTGATCAAGGCGTTCGGGTCCATGGCGGCGCTCAACAGCGTGTCGTTCTCGGTGCCGCGCGGGCGCGTGGTGGGCTTGCTCGGCCCCAACGGCAGCGGCAAGACCACGCTCATCAAGCTGGCGGCCGGGCTGCTCACGCCCACGGCGGGCACGGTGCTGGTAGCGGGGATGGAGCCCGGTCCGCAGACGAAGGCCCTCGTGTCCTACCTGCCCGAGCGCCCGTACTTCTCACCCGGCATGAAGGTGGCCCGCACGCTCGACTTCTTCGCGGATTTCTACGCAGACTTCGACCGCCCCCTGGCCGAGGACATGCTCGCGCGCTTGCAGGTGCCCCTCGGCGCGCACATGGGCTCGCTCTCGAAGGGCACGAAGGAGAAGGTGCAGCTGGTGCTGGTGATGGCCCGCCGCGCGGCGCTCTACCTGCTTGACGAGCCCATCGGCGGGGTGGACCCGGCCACGCGCGACTACATCCTGGACACCATCATCGGCGCGTACCGCCGCGAGGCCACCATCCTCCTTTCCACGCACCTGGTGGCCGACGTGGAGCGCGTGCTGGACGACTTCATCTTCCTCCAGTACGGCACCATGGTGCTCCACGCGCCGGTGGCCTACGTGCGCGAGACGTTCGGCATGAGCGTGGACGACTACTTCAGGGGGGCGTTTCGATGCTAG
- the ffh gene encoding signal recognition particle protein, giving the protein MLENLSERLQGIFSGLRGKGRLTEDDINGAMREIRMALLEADVNFKVVKGFIARTKERCLGAEVLDSLTPAQNVVKIVLDELTELLGRTDSKLVLSSRIPNVIMLVGLQGSGKTTAAAKLAYRLKQENHSPLLVACDVYRPAAADQLQTLGGEIGVRVYRGDGQDPVRIATEGIQDAIDNLRDVVIVDTAGRLHVDDEMMDEAEAIKRAVKPDQILMVVDAMTGQDVVNVAAAFAERVDFDGVIMSKMDGDARGGGALSIKQVTGKPIKFISSGEKPDSLEEFHPDRMAKRILGMGDVVSLIESAVKVQQEEVEQEQAERMMRANLTLNDFVDMNRQIRKMGGISKLISALPGGDKAMSQGQVDEGALDHMEVIISSMTKAEREKPDLLNGSRRARIAAGAGVTVSDVNQLIKKFNETKKMMKKMMPAMEEAQGKRGKKGRKGRKRRMPGLPGGMNMADLKKLQDMMGQ; this is encoded by the coding sequence ATGCTCGAGAACCTCTCCGAACGCCTTCAGGGCATATTCAGCGGGCTGCGCGGCAAGGGCCGCCTGACCGAGGACGACATCAACGGCGCGATGCGCGAGATCCGCATGGCGCTTCTGGAAGCCGACGTGAACTTCAAGGTGGTGAAGGGGTTCATCGCGCGCACGAAGGAGCGTTGCCTGGGCGCCGAGGTGCTCGACTCGCTCACGCCGGCGCAGAACGTGGTGAAGATCGTGCTCGACGAGCTCACCGAGCTGTTGGGCCGCACGGACTCCAAGCTGGTCCTTTCCAGCCGCATCCCCAACGTCATCATGCTCGTGGGCCTGCAGGGCTCTGGCAAGACGACCGCCGCGGCCAAGCTGGCCTACCGCCTGAAGCAGGAGAACCATTCGCCGCTGCTCGTGGCCTGCGACGTGTACCGCCCCGCCGCAGCCGACCAGCTGCAAACCCTCGGCGGCGAGATCGGCGTGCGCGTGTACCGCGGCGACGGTCAGGACCCGGTGCGCATCGCCACCGAGGGCATCCAGGACGCCATCGACAACCTGCGCGACGTGGTCATCGTGGATACGGCGGGCCGCCTGCACGTGGACGACGAGATGATGGACGAGGCCGAGGCCATCAAGCGCGCGGTCAAGCCCGACCAGATCCTCATGGTGGTGGACGCCATGACCGGCCAGGACGTGGTGAACGTGGCGGCCGCCTTCGCCGAGCGCGTGGACTTCGACGGCGTGATCATGTCGAAGATGGACGGCGACGCCCGCGGCGGCGGGGCGCTGTCCATCAAGCAGGTCACCGGCAAGCCCATCAAGTTCATCTCGTCCGGCGAGAAGCCCGACTCGCTCGAGGAGTTCCACCCCGACCGCATGGCCAAGCGCATCCTGGGCATGGGCGACGTGGTCAGCCTCATCGAGAGCGCCGTGAAGGTGCAGCAGGAAGAGGTGGAGCAGGAGCAGGCCGAGCGCATGATGCGCGCGAACCTCACGCTCAACGACTTCGTGGACATGAACCGCCAGATCCGCAAGATGGGCGGCATATCGAAGCTGATCAGCGCGCTGCCCGGCGGCGACAAGGCCATGTCGCAGGGCCAGGTGGACGAGGGGGCGCTCGACCACATGGAGGTCATCATCAGCTCCATGACCAAGGCCGAGCGCGAGAAGCCCGACCTGCTGAACGGCTCGCGCCGCGCGCGCATCGCGGCCGGCGCCGGCGTGACCGTCTCGGACGTGAACCAGCTGATCAAGAAGTTCAACGAGACGAAGAAGATGATGAAGAAGATGATGCCGGCCATGGAGGAGGCTCAGGGCAAGCGGGGGAAGAAGGGCAGGAAGGGCCGTAAGCGCCGCATGCCCGGCCTGCCCGGCGGCATGAACATGGCCGACCTCAAGAAGCTCCAGGACATGATGGGGCAATAG
- a CDS encoding helix-turn-helix transcriptional regulator, producing MKSDGRRIKLGQTIRRLREEQHLSQRKFALMVDTNQTHLWQIETGQVSVGIDLLCRIADGLGADVKDLIDF from the coding sequence ATGAAAAGCGATGGACGCAGAATCAAGCTGGGCCAAACCATTAGGCGATTGCGAGAAGAGCAGCACCTCTCGCAACGCAAGTTCGCGCTCATGGTCGACACCAACCAGACTCATCTTTGGCAAATCGAGACAGGCCAGGTGAGCGTGGGGATCGACCTGCTCTGCCGCATCGCCGACGGGCTCGGCGCCGACGTGAAAGACCTCATCGACTTTTAG
- a CDS encoding helix-turn-helix transcriptional regulator, producing MADINVVVGANVKRMRKLRGLTQEHMARYLGIDQTLVSKVESGQRSLGVASLEKLCDLFFCSLDDLIGESSQAPVGKAVAFRADGLAGDDLHALAAIGRIVRNLEGMAALEKAAGDEA from the coding sequence ATGGCGGACATCAACGTTGTCGTGGGGGCGAACGTCAAGCGCATGCGCAAGCTTCGCGGGCTCACGCAGGAGCACATGGCGCGGTACCTCGGGATTGACCAGACGCTCGTGAGCAAGGTGGAGAGCGGGCAGCGATCGCTCGGGGTAGCCTCGCTCGAAAAGCTGTGCGATCTGTTCTTCTGCTCGCTCGACGACCTGATCGGCGAGAGCAGCCAGGCACCTGTGGGAAAGGCGGTGGCGTTCCGCGCGGACGGGCTCGCCGGCGACGACCTTCACGCCCTCGCCGCCATCGGGCGCATCGTGCGCAACCTTGAGGGCATGGCAGCGCTCGAAAAGGCGGCGGGCGATGAGGCGTAG